A genomic segment from Corylus avellana chromosome ca5, CavTom2PMs-1.0 encodes:
- the LOC132181116 gene encoding uncharacterized protein LOC132181116 isoform X2: MAVVSSSSILSPLRTNRGSSYPYLPFLSTSSRPSNRPRPPIIVCSYKPGNGLASEEKKLLLESYGLDPDEFLSEPPPPKTRRRKDVQKGGRGKSVQPPEGPKPPRTTHKLLQVLGGKARRMKLLSPKGMDVRPMMEVVKGAAFDILQVASGCPASLRPGRWLDLYSGTGSVGIEAISRGCSEVHFIEMDPWVVSDVLRPNLEWTGFLDVSVIHTVRVEKFLERAEQFVGKDGSFDYISVTPPYTEVDYGVLMDQISKSPLLGKDTFIVVEYPSRTDMLDTCGCLVKITDRRFGRTHLVIYGPTWAQKKRKSEKSLRKLSVEI; the protein is encoded by the exons ATGGCCGTGGTTTCGTCGTCTTCAATTCTCTCGCCACTCCGCACGAACCGTGGTTCATCTTATCCATATCTTCCTTTCCTCAGTACCTCCTCTAGACCGAGCAATCGGCCACGGCCACCTATCATCGTCTGCTCGTACA AACCAGGAAATGGTTTGGCCAGTGAGGAGAAGAAGCTGTTGCTTGAGAGTTACGGTCTCGACCCCGACGAGTTCTTATCTGAACCTCCTCCTCCtaag ACTAGGAGGAGAAAGGATGTGCAAAAGGGAGGAAGAGGGAAGTCAGTCCAACCACCAGAGGGCCCTAAGCCGCCACGGACTACCCATAAGCTGCTTCAG GTGCTTGGGGGAAAGGCTAGAAGAATGAAGTTGCTGTCGCCTAAGGGTATGGATGTACGCCCGATGATGGAAGTTGTGAAAGGCGCAGCCTTTGATATATTGCAG GTAGCCAGTGGCTGTCCTGCATCTTTAAGGCCTGGCCGCTGGTTAGACTTGTACAGCGGTACTGGATCTGTTGGTATTGAAGCGATTAGCCGAGGATGTTCTGAG GTGCATTTCATTGAGATGGATCCTTGGGTTGTATCAGATGTTTTACGTCCAAATTTGGAATGGACTGGGTTTCTTGATGTTTCAGTTATACATACTGTTCGTGTTGAAAAGTTCTTGGAACGTGCGGAGCAATTTGTAg GTAAAGATGGATCATTTGATTACATTAGTGTTACTCCTCCATATACTGAAGTTGACTATGGGGTGCTGATGGACCAAATTTCAAAGTCACCCTTACTTGGGAAAGATACCTTCATT GTAGTTGAGTATCCATCAAGAACTGACATGCTCGATACATGTGGATGCCTAGTGAAG ATAACTGATCGACGGTTTGGACGGACACACTTGGTAATATATGGACCTACATGGGCCCAGAAGAAAAGGAAGTCTGAAAAGTCGCTTCGGAAATTATCAGTAGAAATTTAA
- the LOC132181116 gene encoding uncharacterized protein LOC132181116 isoform X3 — protein sequence MAVVSSSSILSPLRTNRGSSYPYLPFLSTSSRPSNRPRPPIIVCSYKPGNGLASEEKKLLLESYGLDPDEFLSEPPPPKTRRRKDVQKGGRGKSVQPPEGPKPPRTTHKLLQVLGGKARRMKLLSPKGMDVRPMMEVVKGAAFDILQVASGCPASLRPGRWLDLYSGTGSVGIEAISRGCSEVHFIEMDPWVVSDVLRPNLEWTGFLDVSVIHTVRVEKFLERAEQFILFSVGKDGSFDYISVTPPYTEVDYGVLMDQISKSPLLGKDTFIVVEYPSRTDMLDTCGCLVKPVWQ from the exons ATGGCCGTGGTTTCGTCGTCTTCAATTCTCTCGCCACTCCGCACGAACCGTGGTTCATCTTATCCATATCTTCCTTTCCTCAGTACCTCCTCTAGACCGAGCAATCGGCCACGGCCACCTATCATCGTCTGCTCGTACA AACCAGGAAATGGTTTGGCCAGTGAGGAGAAGAAGCTGTTGCTTGAGAGTTACGGTCTCGACCCCGACGAGTTCTTATCTGAACCTCCTCCTCCtaag ACTAGGAGGAGAAAGGATGTGCAAAAGGGAGGAAGAGGGAAGTCAGTCCAACCACCAGAGGGCCCTAAGCCGCCACGGACTACCCATAAGCTGCTTCAG GTGCTTGGGGGAAAGGCTAGAAGAATGAAGTTGCTGTCGCCTAAGGGTATGGATGTACGCCCGATGATGGAAGTTGTGAAAGGCGCAGCCTTTGATATATTGCAG GTAGCCAGTGGCTGTCCTGCATCTTTAAGGCCTGGCCGCTGGTTAGACTTGTACAGCGGTACTGGATCTGTTGGTATTGAAGCGATTAGCCGAGGATGTTCTGAG GTGCATTTCATTGAGATGGATCCTTGGGTTGTATCAGATGTTTTACGTCCAAATTTGGAATGGACTGGGTTTCTTGATGTTTCAGTTATACATACTGTTCGTGTTGAAAAGTTCTTGGAACGTGCGGAGCAATTT attttgttttctgtaGGTAAAGATGGATCATTTGATTACATTAGTGTTACTCCTCCATATACTGAAGTTGACTATGGGGTGCTGATGGACCAAATTTCAAAGTCACCCTTACTTGGGAAAGATACCTTCATT GTAGTTGAGTATCCATCAAGAACTGACATGCTCGATACATGTGGATGCCTAGTGAAG CCAGTTTGGCAGTAA
- the LOC132181116 gene encoding uncharacterized protein LOC132181116 isoform X1, which yields MAVVSSSSILSPLRTNRGSSYPYLPFLSTSSRPSNRPRPPIIVCSYKPGNGLASEEKKLLLESYGLDPDEFLSEPPPPKTRRRKDVQKGGRGKSVQPPEGPKPPRTTHKLLQVLGGKARRMKLLSPKGMDVRPMMEVVKGAAFDILQVASGCPASLRPGRWLDLYSGTGSVGIEAISRGCSEVHFIEMDPWVVSDVLRPNLEWTGFLDVSVIHTVRVEKFLERAEQFILFSVGKDGSFDYISVTPPYTEVDYGVLMDQISKSPLLGKDTFIVVEYPSRTDMLDTCGCLVKITDRRFGRTHLVIYGPTWAQKKRKSEKSLRKLSVEI from the exons ATGGCCGTGGTTTCGTCGTCTTCAATTCTCTCGCCACTCCGCACGAACCGTGGTTCATCTTATCCATATCTTCCTTTCCTCAGTACCTCCTCTAGACCGAGCAATCGGCCACGGCCACCTATCATCGTCTGCTCGTACA AACCAGGAAATGGTTTGGCCAGTGAGGAGAAGAAGCTGTTGCTTGAGAGTTACGGTCTCGACCCCGACGAGTTCTTATCTGAACCTCCTCCTCCtaag ACTAGGAGGAGAAAGGATGTGCAAAAGGGAGGAAGAGGGAAGTCAGTCCAACCACCAGAGGGCCCTAAGCCGCCACGGACTACCCATAAGCTGCTTCAG GTGCTTGGGGGAAAGGCTAGAAGAATGAAGTTGCTGTCGCCTAAGGGTATGGATGTACGCCCGATGATGGAAGTTGTGAAAGGCGCAGCCTTTGATATATTGCAG GTAGCCAGTGGCTGTCCTGCATCTTTAAGGCCTGGCCGCTGGTTAGACTTGTACAGCGGTACTGGATCTGTTGGTATTGAAGCGATTAGCCGAGGATGTTCTGAG GTGCATTTCATTGAGATGGATCCTTGGGTTGTATCAGATGTTTTACGTCCAAATTTGGAATGGACTGGGTTTCTTGATGTTTCAGTTATACATACTGTTCGTGTTGAAAAGTTCTTGGAACGTGCGGAGCAATTT attttgttttctgtaGGTAAAGATGGATCATTTGATTACATTAGTGTTACTCCTCCATATACTGAAGTTGACTATGGGGTGCTGATGGACCAAATTTCAAAGTCACCCTTACTTGGGAAAGATACCTTCATT GTAGTTGAGTATCCATCAAGAACTGACATGCTCGATACATGTGGATGCCTAGTGAAG ATAACTGATCGACGGTTTGGACGGACACACTTGGTAATATATGGACCTACATGGGCCCAGAAGAAAAGGAAGTCTGAAAAGTCGCTTCGGAAATTATCAGTAGAAATTTAA
- the LOC132181116 gene encoding uncharacterized protein LOC132181116 isoform X4, whose translation MAVVSSSSILSPLRTNRGSSYPYLPFLSTSSRPSNRPRPPIIVCSYKPGNGLASEEKKLLLESYGLDPDEFLSEPPPPKVLGGKARRMKLLSPKGMDVRPMMEVVKGAAFDILQVASGCPASLRPGRWLDLYSGTGSVGIEAISRGCSEVHFIEMDPWVVSDVLRPNLEWTGFLDVSVIHTVRVEKFLERAEQFILFSVGKDGSFDYISVTPPYTEVDYGVLMDQISKSPLLGKDTFIVVEYPSRTDMLDTCGCLVKITDRRFGRTHLVIYGPTWAQKKRKSEKSLRKLSVEI comes from the exons ATGGCCGTGGTTTCGTCGTCTTCAATTCTCTCGCCACTCCGCACGAACCGTGGTTCATCTTATCCATATCTTCCTTTCCTCAGTACCTCCTCTAGACCGAGCAATCGGCCACGGCCACCTATCATCGTCTGCTCGTACA AACCAGGAAATGGTTTGGCCAGTGAGGAGAAGAAGCTGTTGCTTGAGAGTTACGGTCTCGACCCCGACGAGTTCTTATCTGAACCTCCTCCTCCtaag GTGCTTGGGGGAAAGGCTAGAAGAATGAAGTTGCTGTCGCCTAAGGGTATGGATGTACGCCCGATGATGGAAGTTGTGAAAGGCGCAGCCTTTGATATATTGCAG GTAGCCAGTGGCTGTCCTGCATCTTTAAGGCCTGGCCGCTGGTTAGACTTGTACAGCGGTACTGGATCTGTTGGTATTGAAGCGATTAGCCGAGGATGTTCTGAG GTGCATTTCATTGAGATGGATCCTTGGGTTGTATCAGATGTTTTACGTCCAAATTTGGAATGGACTGGGTTTCTTGATGTTTCAGTTATACATACTGTTCGTGTTGAAAAGTTCTTGGAACGTGCGGAGCAATTT attttgttttctgtaGGTAAAGATGGATCATTTGATTACATTAGTGTTACTCCTCCATATACTGAAGTTGACTATGGGGTGCTGATGGACCAAATTTCAAAGTCACCCTTACTTGGGAAAGATACCTTCATT GTAGTTGAGTATCCATCAAGAACTGACATGCTCGATACATGTGGATGCCTAGTGAAG ATAACTGATCGACGGTTTGGACGGACACACTTGGTAATATATGGACCTACATGGGCCCAGAAGAAAAGGAAGTCTGAAAAGTCGCTTCGGAAATTATCAGTAGAAATTTAA
- the LOC132182712 gene encoding uncharacterized protein LOC132182712, whose product MGSCGSKPNWCVGGRLVLRKKTSPHRQRRRVSKRRISSNRLERNAVSRAATERSLQDAVYFDSASALESELEDEFYSMHGGTNVSPNRSESALSIEGSRNVNASSVERSDSKSASISDDPPNIVGGVDKRSAFSLSTSNSKKKVSLKLSFKRREHADLTIFSPKALRQRPIAGSSIPYCPVEKRMPDCWSPIEPSAFKVRGKNYIKDKKKESAPNCAAYYPFGADIFLSPRKINHIVRFVEFPHIYPPGEIPSILVVNIQIPLYPATIFQSENDGEGMNLVLYFKLSESFSEELPLHFRENINRLINDEVERVRGFPMDSIVPHRERLKILGKAVNVEDLHLSAAGKKLMNAYNEKPVLSRPQHEFYLGENYFEIDLDMHRFSYIARKGFEEFQDRLKLCILNFGLTIQGNKAEDFPEHILCCMRLNELDYNNYRQLGC is encoded by the exons ATGGGATCTTGTGGTTCAAAGCCGAACTGGTGTGTGGGAGGTAGGCTGGTTTTGCGGAAGAAGACGAGTCCTCATCGGCAGCGAAGGAGAGTCTCTAAACGCCGCATTTCGTCTAATAGGCTTGAACGCAATGCCGTTTCCCGCGCAGCCACGGAACGTTCTCTCCAAG ATGCGGTATATTTTGATTCCGCTTCAGCGCTCGAATCTGAATTGGAAGATGAGTTTTATAGTATGCATG GTGGAACCAATGTTTCTCCGAATCGTTCTGAATCCGCGTTGAGTATTGAGGGTTCTAGGAATGTGAATGCCTCTAGTGTTGAACGGAGCGATTCTAAGTCTGCCTCCATATCCGATGATCCTCCGAACATTGTTGGAGGGGTCGACAAAAGAAGCGCCTTCAGTCTTAGCACATCGAATTCGAAGAAGAAAGTGTCTCTGAAGCTTTCGTTTAAGCGGAGGGAACATGCTGATCTGACAATTT TTTCACCGAAGGCGCTTCGGCAAAGACCAATAGCAGGTTCCTCAATTCCTTACTGCCCAGTAGAGAAGAGGATGCCTGATTGTTGGTCACCTATTGAACCAAGTGCTTTCAAAGTCAGGGGAAAAAACTATATTAA ggataaaaagaaagaatctGCTCCAAACTGTGCTGCATATTATCCTTTTGGTGCTGACATCTTCTTATCTCCGAGGAAAATTAACCATATTGTTCGATTTGTGGAATTTCCTCATATATATCCACCTGGAGAAATCCCTTCAATACTTGTTGTAAATATTCAG ATACCATTGTATCCCGCCACAATCTTTCAAAGCGAAAATGATGGAGAAGGAATGAATTTGGTTTTGTACTTTAAACTATCTGAGAGTTTTTCAGAAGAGCTTCCCCTTCATTTCCGAGAAAATATCAAT AGGTTGATCAATGATGAAGTGGAGAGAGTTAGAGGTTTCCCTATGGACTCAATTGTGCCTCATAGGGAAAGACTAAAAATCTTGGGAAAAGCGGTAAATGTAGAGGATCTTCATCTAAGCGCAGCTGGGAAGAAGCTGATGAATGCTTACAATGAAAAACCTGTGCTATCACGTCCCCAACATGAGTTTTACTTG GGAGAAAACTACTTTGAGATCGATTTAGATATGCACAGATTCAGCTACATTGCCAGAAAAGGTTTTGAAGAATTCCAGGACAGATTGAAGTTATGCATCTTGAATTTTGGCCTGACAATTCAG GGTAACAAGGCAGAAGACTTTCCAGAGCATATCCTATGTTGCATGAGGTTGAATGAGCTTGACTACAATAATTACAGGCAGTTGGGATGTTGA
- the LOC132181116 gene encoding uncharacterized protein LOC132181116 isoform X5: MAVVSSSSILSPLRTNRGSSYPYLPFLSTSSRPSNRPRPPIIVCSYKPGNGLASEEKKLLLESYGLDPDEFLSEPPPPKTRRRKDVQKGGRGKSVQPPEGPKPPRTTHKLLQVLGGKARRMKLLSPKGMDVRPMMEVVKGAAFDILQVASGCPASLRPGRWLDLYSGTGSVGIEAISRGCSEVHFIEMDPWVVSDVLRPNLEWTGFLDVSVIHTVRVEKFLERAEQFILFSVGKDGSFDYISVTPPYTEVDYGVLMDQISKSPLLGKDTFIVVEYPSRTDMLDTCGCLVKKCR, encoded by the exons ATGGCCGTGGTTTCGTCGTCTTCAATTCTCTCGCCACTCCGCACGAACCGTGGTTCATCTTATCCATATCTTCCTTTCCTCAGTACCTCCTCTAGACCGAGCAATCGGCCACGGCCACCTATCATCGTCTGCTCGTACA AACCAGGAAATGGTTTGGCCAGTGAGGAGAAGAAGCTGTTGCTTGAGAGTTACGGTCTCGACCCCGACGAGTTCTTATCTGAACCTCCTCCTCCtaag ACTAGGAGGAGAAAGGATGTGCAAAAGGGAGGAAGAGGGAAGTCAGTCCAACCACCAGAGGGCCCTAAGCCGCCACGGACTACCCATAAGCTGCTTCAG GTGCTTGGGGGAAAGGCTAGAAGAATGAAGTTGCTGTCGCCTAAGGGTATGGATGTACGCCCGATGATGGAAGTTGTGAAAGGCGCAGCCTTTGATATATTGCAG GTAGCCAGTGGCTGTCCTGCATCTTTAAGGCCTGGCCGCTGGTTAGACTTGTACAGCGGTACTGGATCTGTTGGTATTGAAGCGATTAGCCGAGGATGTTCTGAG GTGCATTTCATTGAGATGGATCCTTGGGTTGTATCAGATGTTTTACGTCCAAATTTGGAATGGACTGGGTTTCTTGATGTTTCAGTTATACATACTGTTCGTGTTGAAAAGTTCTTGGAACGTGCGGAGCAATTT attttgttttctgtaGGTAAAGATGGATCATTTGATTACATTAGTGTTACTCCTCCATATACTGAAGTTGACTATGGGGTGCTGATGGACCAAATTTCAAAGTCACCCTTACTTGGGAAAGATACCTTCATT GTAGTTGAGTATCCATCAAGAACTGACATGCTCGATACATGTGGATGCCTAGTGAAG AAGTGCAGATAA